The following proteins come from a genomic window of Paramisgurnus dabryanus chromosome 19, PD_genome_1.1, whole genome shotgun sequence:
- the cacng6a gene encoding calcium channel, voltage-dependent, gamma subunit 6a encodes MMWSTFITQDEEVRPGNALAGAHQPAGGLEGLMGRGPRRKQRHRTFSSSGDGISESQEGKIKLTFFMAVTGIMLTVLGVGTEFWVELAPSKSFFNNQTCLAAHFGVWKCCTKTFSVSDIDPKRESCGPLDLHAQGESNCTFFKFYTTGENIVLFQKTPEKDLTVASAMFAIFSLFLMATGAICIIMAISKGVQFFLKPASVCFIISGVLIFVCLIIFHQSVLSFLASDQSIPLHHKMSWSVTCMGFAGALVIIAGALFWILTLPYSLWEKCFPKKNSDI; translated from the exons ATGATGTGGTCCACATTCATCACTCAGGATGAAGAGGTGAGGCCGGGCAATGCACTTGCCGGTGCGCACCAACCTGCTGGTGGGCTGGAAGGGTTAATGGGGCGCGGGCCAAGACGCAAACAGAGGCACCGAACGTTCTCCAGTTCTGGTGATGGCATCAGCGAAAGCCAGGAGGGCAAGATCAAACTGACATTTTTCATGGCCGTAACTGGCATCATGCTAACTGTGCTAGGGGTGGGCACTGAATTTTGGGTGGAACTTGCACCATCGAAGAGCTTCTTCAACAATCAGACTTGTCTAGCTGCACATTTTGGTGTGTGGAAATGCTGTACCAAGACTTTCTCGGTGTCAGATATCGACCCGAAACGGGAGAGTTGTGGGCCGTTGGACTTACACGCACAGGGAG AATCCAACTGCACCTTCTTTAAGTTCTACACCACTGGTGAGAACATTGTCCTATTTCAGAAAACGCCAGAAAAGG ATCTGACAGTAGCGTCGGCCATGTTTGCCATATTTAGCCTTTTCCTGATGGCTACGGGTGCCATCTGCATCATTATGGCAATAAGCAAAGGTGTTCAGTTCTTCTTGAAGCCAGCCTCTGTTTGCTTCATCATATCAG GTGTCTTAATCTTTGTGTGTCTAATTATTTTCCACCAATCAGTGCTCTCATTCTTGGCAAGTGACCAATCCATCCCTCTACATCATAAAATGTCATGGTCAGTGACATGCATGGGCTTCGCTGGAGCTCTGGTTATTATAGCTGGGGCCTTGTTTTGGATCCTTACTCTTCCATACAGTCTTTGGGAAAAGTGCTTTCCTAAAAAGAACAGTGATATCTAG